The following is a genomic window from Halorubellus sp. JP-L1.
GACTGACCACTCACCGAGACCGACTGACCACTCACCGAGACTCGTTCGCCAATCCATGTCCGACGCACACACCACCGCGTCCGGAGTCGCATCGCTCGCCAGCTCGCTCGTCGCAGTCGCCGCCGGAGCCAGCGTGCTCTGGGTCGTCGTCGAGTTCGCGATCCGACGCGGCCTCACCGCGCCCATCGGCGACGCCCTCGGAACGACGGCAGCGGGGTCCGCCGTCACGCTCGCACTCACCGGCGTCGTCCTCGCACCGACCATCGCGTACCTCGGGACGCGCGTCGACGTCCACCCCGCCGACTGGGGGCTCTCGCTCTCCGTGCGAGGCGTCCTGGAGGGCGTCGGGGCGGTCGTCGCGTACTACGCGTTCGTCGTCACCGCGTCGGTCGTCGCCGTCGCCGCGTTCGGGGTCGACCCGGCCGCCGGCACGAGCGGGTTCGGCTTCGACGGGCCGACGTGGGCGCTCGCGGCCCTCCTCGTCGCGAACGGCGTCCTCGCGCCCATCGCGGAGGAGGTCGCGTGGCGCGGCGTCGTCCAGACCGCACTCACCGAAGCCGTCGGCGTCGCCGCCGCCATCGCCGTCACCGCCGTCGTGTTCGCCGCGAAGCACGTCGTCGTCGACTTCGCCGCACCACCGCTGCGCGTCGCCAGCCTCGTCTTCCTCGCGGTCGCGTTCGGCGTCCTCCGACACCGCAACGGCACCGGGAGCGCGATCGTCGCGCACGTCCTCGCGAACACCACCGCGACCGTCGGGCTCCTCCTGGCCTGACGCGAGGCTCAGCCCGACTCCTCGTTCTCCCCGCACCCCTCGTTCTCCCCGCACCCCTCTTTCTCCTCGTTGCCGCGCGCCCGGTCGTCGCGGTCGCGTCCACGCGTGAGCCCTGCCGTGCTGTGGGCGAGTAGCCCCAGGGGGTGCCCAAACCGTTACGGAACGGGGGGTCGTTGCGTTCGCGTATGGCGACGCGGACGCGATTGACGAGCGTGGAGTCGGTGCACGAGGAGGGGTCGTTCCTGTTCGCGGTGCG
Proteins encoded in this region:
- a CDS encoding CPBP family intramembrane glutamic endopeptidase, producing MSDAHTTASGVASLASSLVAVAAGASVLWVVVEFAIRRGLTAPIGDALGTTAAGSAVTLALTGVVLAPTIAYLGTRVDVHPADWGLSLSVRGVLEGVGAVVAYYAFVVTASVVAVAAFGVDPAAGTSGFGFDGPTWALAALLVANGVLAPIAEEVAWRGVVQTALTEAVGVAAAIAVTAVVFAAKHVVVDFAAPPLRVASLVFLAVAFGVLRHRNGTGSAIVAHVLANTTATVGLLLA